The following nucleotide sequence is from Alteromonas sp. V450.
TATAACACCAGTAAAGCGTTGAAGACCGCTATCAAGCTCCACAGAAGGTAAGCTACGAGAGAGATTTGGCGCTTTCACCCATCCATAGTTAACTAAAATCCATCCCAAATTTGTCTTTACTGGCGCCAAAATGTCAAACCCTACTTGGCCATTATGAATCTGATTATCCAGCATGAGCATGTTTAACGCGTTCGGCACACCTTCAAATACAACAGCAACATCGCGAGGGTCTTGCTGAGATAACGCTTCGTTTAAACTCAGGCTTTCATTGGCTGATTTTTGCGCTATGCTAGCTAAACGCTGTTGCTTATAAACCATACGCTCCAATTGCCAATAACCTAATGCACACATCGCCAGCACACTAAGCCCGGTGATAAGCCAAGGTAGGAATGTACTTGAGCGCTGTGTCATAGTTAGCAGACCTTACAAAACCAATAATAAAAAAGAGATTATTATGCTGATAAAAATCATTCTTGTTGCATTAGTTATCTACATGATTGTTAACTTATTTTTGGCTATGCGAATCATGATGAAAAACGACCCAACACACGGTCCAATGAGCAAATATATCGGTAGACGAGTACTCACTTCTGTTGTGATTGTTGTGCTTATTCTTATCGCTATTGGCACGGGTTTAATAACACCAAACCCAAGGCCCTACTAGGGCTTGGTGCTATCGAATCAAAGTACATAAACAAAGATATAGAGCATTACCCACACAACGTCGACAAAGTGCCAGTACCAGCTCCCTGCCTGAAATGCGAAATGATTCTCAGGCGTAAAATGCCCTTTAAGTATTCTAAAAAACAATACAAGCAGAATTATGGTTCCTAAGGTAACGTGCATACCGTGAAACCCTGTGAGCATGAAAAATGTGTTGCCATAGATGCCCGATTGCAGGGTTAACCCAAGATCTTGATACGCGTGAATATATTCCTCGACTTGAAGAAACAAAAAGATACAGCCAAGCAAAATTGTGGCGCCTAACATAACCGTAAGCTGTTTACGCTTATTTTGCTCAAGCCCCACGTGAGCAAAGTGCAGCGTTACTGAAGATATCAGTAATATAATGGTATTGATTGTCGGCAGGCCTGCAGCGCTCATCTCTTGTGTTGTCGTCCCACCAGGCGTACTAACTAATGGCCACATAGCTTCAAACGCTGGCCACAACACCTCATTTGTCATCGCATTATTCGACGCACCTCCAAGCCAGGGCACTGATATGAATCTTGCGTAATATAGAGCACCAAAAAACGCAGCAAAGAACATAACTTCAGAGAAGATAAACCAGCTCATGCCTTGACGATACGAGCGCCCTAGCTGGTCGCTATACAACCCGGCCATCGATTCATCAATTTGGTTTTTAAACCAGCCTACTAACATAAAAAGTAATACGGCGACGCCGGCCAATAAAACGTGGCCTCCGTAGCCTGATTCACCCTTAGTGGCTTCTACTACATAGTTACCAGCGCCCACTGCTATTAGAAACAGCGCTACAGCACCAACGATGGGCCAAGGGCTTTGCGCGGGTACATAATATTTTTGATATTCTTGCTGCATTATTTTCTCCTTATCCCCTTTGTTTATTCGCCCGTTTTTGGCGCGTCTGTCATAAAAGGATTCGGTGTTGTCGTTAGGTCACTGGCTCGCGCTGTGACGTCATAAAGTGTGTACTGCAATGTAAAATAAGTAATGTCTTTCGGTATCTGTGGGTCGACATAGAACTGCATAGGCA
It contains:
- a CDS encoding SURF1 family protein, whose protein sequence is MTQRSSTFLPWLITGLSVLAMCALGYWQLERMVYKQQRLASIAQKSANESLSLNEALSQQDPRDVAVVFEGVPNALNMLMLDNQIHNGQVGFDILAPVKTNLGWILVNYGWVKAPNLSRSLPSVELDSGLQRFTGVITRPEKNPLVQETNTAQFSYPALIQEINVEMLSKQFGHGLSTYVIQLTTEDPAFIREYQPVVMPPEKHLGYAVQWFGLAIAAAAIGGFAISKKGRSNA
- a CDS encoding DUF2909 domain-containing protein, with translation MLIKIILVALVIYMIVNLFLAMRIMMKNDPTHGPMSKYIGRRVLTSVVIVVLILIAIGTGLITPNPRPY
- a CDS encoding cytochrome c oxidase subunit 3 — protein: MQQEYQKYYVPAQSPWPIVGAVALFLIAVGAGNYVVEATKGESGYGGHVLLAGVAVLLFMLVGWFKNQIDESMAGLYSDQLGRSYRQGMSWFIFSEVMFFAAFFGALYYARFISVPWLGGASNNAMTNEVLWPAFEAMWPLVSTPGGTTTQEMSAAGLPTINTIILLISSVTLHFAHVGLEQNKRKQLTVMLGATILLGCIFLFLQVEEYIHAYQDLGLTLQSGIYGNTFFMLTGFHGMHVTLGTIILLVLFFRILKGHFTPENHFAFQAGSWYWHFVDVVWVMLYIFVYVL